In a single window of the Carassius gibelio isolate Cgi1373 ecotype wild population from Czech Republic chromosome A12, carGib1.2-hapl.c, whole genome shotgun sequence genome:
- the LOC128025559 gene encoding C-terminal-binding protein 2 isoform X3, with protein MALTDKHKVKRQRLDRICEGIRPQIVNGPMHPRPLVALLDGRDCTVEMPILKDLATVAFCDAQSTQEIHEKVLNEAIGALMYHTITLTREDLEKFKALRIIIRIGSGYDNIDIKAAGELGIAVCNIPSAAVEETADSTLCHVLNLYRRNTWLYQALREGTRVQSVEQIREVASGAARIRGETLGLIGFGRSGQAVAVRAKVFGFSVIFYDPYLQDGLERSLGVQRVYTLQDLLYQSDCVSLHCNLNEHNHHLINDFTIKQMRQGAFLVNTARGGLVDERALAQALKEGRIRGAALDVHETEPFSFAQGPLKDAPNLICTPHTAWYSEQASLEMREAAATEIRRAITGRIPDSLRNCVNKEFFISSGSWGLMEQQVHPELNGATYRFPSGPAGSVPVGLEGLVPGTHPSQTPSPNQPSKHGESREQLSEQ; from the exons atggCTCTGACCGACAAACACAAAGTCAAAAGACAACGACTCGACAGAATCTGTGAAG gcatcAGGCCTCAGATCGTGAACGGCCCGATGCATCCTCGTCCTCTGGTGGCTCTGCTGGACGGTCGGGACTGTACTGTGGAGATGCCCATCCTCAAAGATCTGGCCACCGTGGCCTTCTGTGACGCCCAGTCCACACAGGAGATCCACGAGAAg gtgttAAACGAGGCGATCGGAGCTCTGATGTATCACACCATCACACTCACACGAGAAGATCTGGAGAAGTTCAAAGCGCTCAGGATCATCATCCGCATCGGCAGCGGATACGACAACATCGACATTAAAGCAGCCGGAGAGCTGG ggatcGCGGTGTGTAACATCCCGTCGGCGGCGGTGGAGGAGACGGCCGACTCGACGCTGTGTCACGTGTTGAATCTGTACCGCAGGAACACGTGGCTGTACCAGGCGCTGCGGGAGGGCACGCGTGTTCAGAGCGTGGAGCAGATCCGGGAAGTGGCTTCAGGAGCCGCACGCATCCGCGGAGAAACACTGGGACTCATCGGCTTCG gtcgTTCGGGGCAGGCCGTGGCCGTCAGGGCTAAAGTGTTTGGCTTCAGTGTGATCTTCTACGACCCGTACCTTCAGGACGGTCTGGAGCGCTCGCTCGGTGTTCAGCGTGTTTACACTCTGCAGGATCTGCTCTATCAGAGCGACTGCGTCTCGCTGCACTGCAACCTGAACGAACACAACCATCACCTCATCAACGACTTCACCATCAAACAG atgcgTCAGGGGGCGTTCCTGGTGAACACGGCTCGGGGAGGTCTGGTGGATGAGAGGGCTCTGGCTCAGGCGCTGAAGGAAGGCCGGATCCGAGGAGCAGCTCTCGACGTCCACGAGACCGAACCCTTCAG TTTTGCGCAGGGTCCTCTGAAAGACGCTCCTAACCTGATCTGTACGCCGCACACGGCCTGGTACAGCGAGCAGGCGTCTCTGGAGATGAGAGAAGCGGCCGCTACAGAGATCCGCAGAGCCATCACAG GACGGATTCCGGACAGTCTGAGGAACTGTGTGAATAAGGAGTTCTTCATCTCCTCGGGTTCCTGGGGACTGATGGAGCAGCAGGTTCATCCTGAGCTCAACGGCGCCACCTACAG GTTCCCATCAGGTCCAGCAGGGAGCGTCCCGGTGGGTTTGGAGGGTCTGGTTCCAGGAACCCATCCGTCCCAGACACCGTCCCCGAACCAGCCCTCGAAACACGGAGAGAGCAGAGAACAGCTGAGCGAGCAATAa
- the LOC128025559 gene encoding C-terminal-binding protein 2 isoform X4, which translates to MELAAGIRPQIVNGPMHPRPLVALLDGRDCTVEMPILKDLATVAFCDAQSTQEIHEKVLNEAIGALMYHTITLTREDLEKFKALRIIIRIGSGYDNIDIKAAGELGIAVCNIPSAAVEETADSTLCHVLNLYRRNTWLYQALREGTRVQSVEQIREVASGAARIRGETLGLIGFGRSGQAVAVRAKVFGFSVIFYDPYLQDGLERSLGVQRVYTLQDLLYQSDCVSLHCNLNEHNHHLINDFTIKQMRQGAFLVNTARGGLVDERALAQALKEGRIRGAALDVHETEPFSFAQGPLKDAPNLICTPHTAWYSEQASLEMREAAATEIRRAITGRIPDSLRNCVNKEFFISSGSWGLMEQQVHPELNGATYRFPSGPAGSVPVGLEGLVPGTHPSQTPSPNQPSKHGESREQLSEQ; encoded by the exons ATGGAGCTCGCcgcag gcatcAGGCCTCAGATCGTGAACGGCCCGATGCATCCTCGTCCTCTGGTGGCTCTGCTGGACGGTCGGGACTGTACTGTGGAGATGCCCATCCTCAAAGATCTGGCCACCGTGGCCTTCTGTGACGCCCAGTCCACACAGGAGATCCACGAGAAg gtgttAAACGAGGCGATCGGAGCTCTGATGTATCACACCATCACACTCACACGAGAAGATCTGGAGAAGTTCAAAGCGCTCAGGATCATCATCCGCATCGGCAGCGGATACGACAACATCGACATTAAAGCAGCCGGAGAGCTGG ggatcGCGGTGTGTAACATCCCGTCGGCGGCGGTGGAGGAGACGGCCGACTCGACGCTGTGTCACGTGTTGAATCTGTACCGCAGGAACACGTGGCTGTACCAGGCGCTGCGGGAGGGCACGCGTGTTCAGAGCGTGGAGCAGATCCGGGAAGTGGCTTCAGGAGCCGCACGCATCCGCGGAGAAACACTGGGACTCATCGGCTTCG gtcgTTCGGGGCAGGCCGTGGCCGTCAGGGCTAAAGTGTTTGGCTTCAGTGTGATCTTCTACGACCCGTACCTTCAGGACGGTCTGGAGCGCTCGCTCGGTGTTCAGCGTGTTTACACTCTGCAGGATCTGCTCTATCAGAGCGACTGCGTCTCGCTGCACTGCAACCTGAACGAACACAACCATCACCTCATCAACGACTTCACCATCAAACAG atgcgTCAGGGGGCGTTCCTGGTGAACACGGCTCGGGGAGGTCTGGTGGATGAGAGGGCTCTGGCTCAGGCGCTGAAGGAAGGCCGGATCCGAGGAGCAGCTCTCGACGTCCACGAGACCGAACCCTTCAG TTTTGCGCAGGGTCCTCTGAAAGACGCTCCTAACCTGATCTGTACGCCGCACACGGCCTGGTACAGCGAGCAGGCGTCTCTGGAGATGAGAGAAGCGGCCGCTACAGAGATCCGCAGAGCCATCACAG GACGGATTCCGGACAGTCTGAGGAACTGTGTGAATAAGGAGTTCTTCATCTCCTCGGGTTCCTGGGGACTGATGGAGCAGCAGGTTCATCCTGAGCTCAACGGCGCCACCTACAG GTTCCCATCAGGTCCAGCAGGGAGCGTCCCGGTGGGTTTGGAGGGTCTGGTTCCAGGAACCCATCCGTCCCAGACACCGTCCCCGAACCAGCCCTCGAAACACGGAGAGAGCAGAGAACAGCTGAGCGAGCAATAa
- the LOC128025559 gene encoding uncharacterized protein LOC128025559 isoform X2, which yields MAVRGTVPPPDYYPFDIALSAQPPEDLQGFYKGNQHMLSRSGSHYGLSAGGVRSAWDQGQARVATPGPPPPPPPPPPPPPPSAHEISRLYRDSLAIKMIQDSQRIRSRAASPACFGIESSFPGHSVYSDVNGLSLESCQPPSTCIVVDPTASAMDGSLPRGNPAYATQRMSYDPSYDPGSAPAPLTTGMPGHHSSAGVNVDPKRSVDSNFLALLRSEGLSENTIAVLLQQGFDSTSMLAMMEDNDVRSIAPNLGQARVLSRVVINCKTGAPGGAVMRGRSNSFSHRSDLYMQPQALGMEGNLIQQPPGAMQSISPRMGEFLGRRPSSAPSQHLLETSTYPGVRSIGGLPVSPGGYATALPQTRPLYNAHTGLAMSALPAQQQPPSIPGLAPKTFSSTFTPMELMKRPPNLPPFSPTHSPHHSPQLLRKGAAPVESAILPASSALQSQTLNPNNKQTRRTGPPVIISTMPSPDTSIRPQIVNGPMHPRPLVALLDGRDCTVEMPILKDLATVAFCDAQSTQEIHEKVLNEAIGALMYHTITLTREDLEKFKALRIIIRIGSGYDNIDIKAAGELGIAVCNIPSAAVEETADSTLCHVLNLYRRNTWLYQALREGTRVQSVEQIREVASGAARIRGETLGLIGFGRSGQAVAVRAKVFGFSVIFYDPYLQDGLERSLGVQRVYTLQDLLYQSDCVSLHCNLNEHNHHLINDFTIKQMRQGAFLVNTARGGLVDERALAQALKEGRIRGAALDVHETEPFSFAQGPLKDAPNLICTPHTAWYSEQASLEMREAAATEIRRAITGRIPDSLRNCVNKEFFISSGSWGLMEQQVHPELNGATYSHVNQSMQAIMTGSAHQDKINA from the exons ATGGCTGTTCGTGGAACCGTTCCTCCTCCGGATTACTACCCTTTTGATATCGCTCTATCGGCGCAGCCGCCTGAAGACCTGCAGGGCTTTTATAAAGGAAACCAGCACATGCTGAGCAGATCAGGCTCGCATTATGGCCTGTCGGCAGGAGGGGTCAGGAGCGCATGGGATCAAGGGCAAGCTAGAGTAGCTACTCctggtcctcctcctcctcctcctcctccaccccctcctcctccgccctcggCTCATGAGATCAGCCGCCTGTACAGGGATTCTCTAGCCATCAAGATGATCCAAGACAGTCAGCGTATTCGCAGTAGAGCCGCTTCACCTGCTTGCTTCGGCATCGAGTCCAGCTTCCCCGGCCACTCCGTGTACAGTGACGTCAACGGTCTTTCTCTGGAGTCCTGTCAGCCGCCATCCACCTGCATAGTGGTGGACCCTACAGCTTCAGCCATGGATGGGTCTCTTCCTCGAGGGAACCCTGCTTATGCGACTCAGAGGATGTCCTATGACCCTTCGTACGATCCAGGCTCCGCACCGGCTCCTCTCACCACCGGGATGCCCGGACACCACTCTTCGGCGGGGGTCAATGTCGACCCCAAGAGATCAGTGGATTCTAACTTCCTGGCTCTGCTGCGCTCCGAGGGTCTGTCGGAAAACACTATAGCTGTTCTCCTACAGCAAGGGTTCGACTCTACCTCCATGCTTGCCATGATGGAAGACAACGACGTCCGCTCAATCGCTCCCAATTTGGGGCAGGCACGTGTGCTGTCAAGAGTGGTTATCAATTGCAAGACGGGAGCACCCGGTGGTGCAGTGATGCGAGGTCGCTCCAACAGCTTCAGCCACCGCAGTGATCTCTACATGCAGCCGCAGGCACTCGGGATGGAGGGCAACCTCATTCAACAGCCTCCCGGCGCCATGCAATCAATCTCGCCTAGAATGGGAGAGTTTCTAGGTCGCCGGCCGAGCAGTGCTCCATCTCAGCATCTCCTTGAAACCTCAACATACCCAGGGGTTCGTTCGATCGGAGGTCTTCCGGTCAGTCCGGGGGGCTACGCCACTGCGCTACCTCAAACCCGACCTTTGTATAACGCCCACACCGGCCTGGCCATGTCAGCCCTGCCTGCTCAACAACAGCCTCCGAGCATCCCAGGACTAGCTCCCAAGACCTTCTCCAGTACGTTCACCCCCATGGAGCTGATGAAGCGCCCTCCAAACCTTCCTCCGTTCTCTCCTACCCACAGCCCTCATCACAGCCCTCAGTTACTCCGCAAGGGAGCAGCGCCTGTGGAGAGCGCCATCCTTCCAGCATCCTCAGCGCTCCAGTCTCAGACCCTTAATCCTAACAACAAGCAAACCCGCCGAACCGGACCGCCGGTCATCATATCCACCATGCCTTCGCCTGACACAA gcatcAGGCCTCAGATCGTGAACGGCCCGATGCATCCTCGTCCTCTGGTGGCTCTGCTGGACGGTCGGGACTGTACTGTGGAGATGCCCATCCTCAAAGATCTGGCCACCGTGGCCTTCTGTGACGCCCAGTCCACACAGGAGATCCACGAGAAg gtgttAAACGAGGCGATCGGAGCTCTGATGTATCACACCATCACACTCACACGAGAAGATCTGGAGAAGTTCAAAGCGCTCAGGATCATCATCCGCATCGGCAGCGGATACGACAACATCGACATTAAAGCAGCCGGAGAGCTGG ggatcGCGGTGTGTAACATCCCGTCGGCGGCGGTGGAGGAGACGGCCGACTCGACGCTGTGTCACGTGTTGAATCTGTACCGCAGGAACACGTGGCTGTACCAGGCGCTGCGGGAGGGCACGCGTGTTCAGAGCGTGGAGCAGATCCGGGAAGTGGCTTCAGGAGCCGCACGCATCCGCGGAGAAACACTGGGACTCATCGGCTTCG gtcgTTCGGGGCAGGCCGTGGCCGTCAGGGCTAAAGTGTTTGGCTTCAGTGTGATCTTCTACGACCCGTACCTTCAGGACGGTCTGGAGCGCTCGCTCGGTGTTCAGCGTGTTTACACTCTGCAGGATCTGCTCTATCAGAGCGACTGCGTCTCGCTGCACTGCAACCTGAACGAACACAACCATCACCTCATCAACGACTTCACCATCAAACAG atgcgTCAGGGGGCGTTCCTGGTGAACACGGCTCGGGGAGGTCTGGTGGATGAGAGGGCTCTGGCTCAGGCGCTGAAGGAAGGCCGGATCCGAGGAGCAGCTCTCGACGTCCACGAGACCGAACCCTTCAG TTTTGCGCAGGGTCCTCTGAAAGACGCTCCTAACCTGATCTGTACGCCGCACACGGCCTGGTACAGCGAGCAGGCGTCTCTGGAGATGAGAGAAGCGGCCGCTACAGAGATCCGCAGAGCCATCACAG GACGGATTCCGGACAGTCTGAGGAACTGTGTGAATAAGGAGTTCTTCATCTCCTCGGGTTCCTGGGGACTGATGGAGCAGCAGGTTCATCCTGAGCTCAACGGCGCCACCTACAG CCATGTCAACCAATCAATGCAGGCCATCATGACTGGCTCCGCCCACCAAGACAAAATCAATGCCTAA
- the LOC128025559 gene encoding uncharacterized protein LOC128025559 isoform X1, with protein MAVRGTVPPPDYYPFDIALSAQPPEDLQGFYKGNQHMLSRSGSHYGLSAGGVRSAWDQGQARVATPGPPPPPPPPPPPPPPSAHEISRLYRDSLAIKMIQDSQRIRSRAASPACFGIESSFPGHSVYSDVNGLSLESCQPPSTCIVVDPTASAMDGSLPRGNPAYATQRMSYDPSYDPGSAPAPLTTGMPGHHSSAGVNVDPKRSVDSNFLALLRSEGLSENTIAVLLQQGFDSTSMLAMMEDNDVRSIAPNLGQARVLSRVVINCKTGAPGGAVMRGRSNSFSHRSDLYMQPQALGMEGNLIQQPPGAMQSISPRMGEFLGRRPSSAPSQHLLETSTYPGVRSIGGLPVSPGGYATALPQTRPLYNAHTGLAMSALPAQQQPPSIPGLAPKTFSSTFTPMELMKRPPNLPPFSPTHSPHHSPQLLRKGAAPVESAILPASSALQSQTLNPNNKQTRRTGPPVIISTMPSPDTSIRPQIVNGPMHPRPLVALLDGRDCTVEMPILKDLATVAFCDAQSTQEIHEKVLNEAIGALMYHTITLTREDLEKFKALRIIIRIGSGYDNIDIKAAGELGIAVCNIPSAAVEETADSTLCHVLNLYRRNTWLYQALREGTRVQSVEQIREVASGAARIRGETLGLIGFGRSGQAVAVRAKVFGFSVIFYDPYLQDGLERSLGVQRVYTLQDLLYQSDCVSLHCNLNEHNHHLINDFTIKQMRQGAFLVNTARGGLVDERALAQALKEGRIRGAALDVHETEPFSFAQGPLKDAPNLICTPHTAWYSEQASLEMREAAATEIRRAITGRIPDSLRNCVNKEFFISSGSWGLMEQQVHPELNGATYRFPSGPAGSVPVGLEGLVPGTHPSQTPSPNQPSKHGESREQLSEQ; from the exons ATGGCTGTTCGTGGAACCGTTCCTCCTCCGGATTACTACCCTTTTGATATCGCTCTATCGGCGCAGCCGCCTGAAGACCTGCAGGGCTTTTATAAAGGAAACCAGCACATGCTGAGCAGATCAGGCTCGCATTATGGCCTGTCGGCAGGAGGGGTCAGGAGCGCATGGGATCAAGGGCAAGCTAGAGTAGCTACTCctggtcctcctcctcctcctcctcctccaccccctcctcctccgccctcggCTCATGAGATCAGCCGCCTGTACAGGGATTCTCTAGCCATCAAGATGATCCAAGACAGTCAGCGTATTCGCAGTAGAGCCGCTTCACCTGCTTGCTTCGGCATCGAGTCCAGCTTCCCCGGCCACTCCGTGTACAGTGACGTCAACGGTCTTTCTCTGGAGTCCTGTCAGCCGCCATCCACCTGCATAGTGGTGGACCCTACAGCTTCAGCCATGGATGGGTCTCTTCCTCGAGGGAACCCTGCTTATGCGACTCAGAGGATGTCCTATGACCCTTCGTACGATCCAGGCTCCGCACCGGCTCCTCTCACCACCGGGATGCCCGGACACCACTCTTCGGCGGGGGTCAATGTCGACCCCAAGAGATCAGTGGATTCTAACTTCCTGGCTCTGCTGCGCTCCGAGGGTCTGTCGGAAAACACTATAGCTGTTCTCCTACAGCAAGGGTTCGACTCTACCTCCATGCTTGCCATGATGGAAGACAACGACGTCCGCTCAATCGCTCCCAATTTGGGGCAGGCACGTGTGCTGTCAAGAGTGGTTATCAATTGCAAGACGGGAGCACCCGGTGGTGCAGTGATGCGAGGTCGCTCCAACAGCTTCAGCCACCGCAGTGATCTCTACATGCAGCCGCAGGCACTCGGGATGGAGGGCAACCTCATTCAACAGCCTCCCGGCGCCATGCAATCAATCTCGCCTAGAATGGGAGAGTTTCTAGGTCGCCGGCCGAGCAGTGCTCCATCTCAGCATCTCCTTGAAACCTCAACATACCCAGGGGTTCGTTCGATCGGAGGTCTTCCGGTCAGTCCGGGGGGCTACGCCACTGCGCTACCTCAAACCCGACCTTTGTATAACGCCCACACCGGCCTGGCCATGTCAGCCCTGCCTGCTCAACAACAGCCTCCGAGCATCCCAGGACTAGCTCCCAAGACCTTCTCCAGTACGTTCACCCCCATGGAGCTGATGAAGCGCCCTCCAAACCTTCCTCCGTTCTCTCCTACCCACAGCCCTCATCACAGCCCTCAGTTACTCCGCAAGGGAGCAGCGCCTGTGGAGAGCGCCATCCTTCCAGCATCCTCAGCGCTCCAGTCTCAGACCCTTAATCCTAACAACAAGCAAACCCGCCGAACCGGACCGCCGGTCATCATATCCACCATGCCTTCGCCTGACACAA gcatcAGGCCTCAGATCGTGAACGGCCCGATGCATCCTCGTCCTCTGGTGGCTCTGCTGGACGGTCGGGACTGTACTGTGGAGATGCCCATCCTCAAAGATCTGGCCACCGTGGCCTTCTGTGACGCCCAGTCCACACAGGAGATCCACGAGAAg gtgttAAACGAGGCGATCGGAGCTCTGATGTATCACACCATCACACTCACACGAGAAGATCTGGAGAAGTTCAAAGCGCTCAGGATCATCATCCGCATCGGCAGCGGATACGACAACATCGACATTAAAGCAGCCGGAGAGCTGG ggatcGCGGTGTGTAACATCCCGTCGGCGGCGGTGGAGGAGACGGCCGACTCGACGCTGTGTCACGTGTTGAATCTGTACCGCAGGAACACGTGGCTGTACCAGGCGCTGCGGGAGGGCACGCGTGTTCAGAGCGTGGAGCAGATCCGGGAAGTGGCTTCAGGAGCCGCACGCATCCGCGGAGAAACACTGGGACTCATCGGCTTCG gtcgTTCGGGGCAGGCCGTGGCCGTCAGGGCTAAAGTGTTTGGCTTCAGTGTGATCTTCTACGACCCGTACCTTCAGGACGGTCTGGAGCGCTCGCTCGGTGTTCAGCGTGTTTACACTCTGCAGGATCTGCTCTATCAGAGCGACTGCGTCTCGCTGCACTGCAACCTGAACGAACACAACCATCACCTCATCAACGACTTCACCATCAAACAG atgcgTCAGGGGGCGTTCCTGGTGAACACGGCTCGGGGAGGTCTGGTGGATGAGAGGGCTCTGGCTCAGGCGCTGAAGGAAGGCCGGATCCGAGGAGCAGCTCTCGACGTCCACGAGACCGAACCCTTCAG TTTTGCGCAGGGTCCTCTGAAAGACGCTCCTAACCTGATCTGTACGCCGCACACGGCCTGGTACAGCGAGCAGGCGTCTCTGGAGATGAGAGAAGCGGCCGCTACAGAGATCCGCAGAGCCATCACAG GACGGATTCCGGACAGTCTGAGGAACTGTGTGAATAAGGAGTTCTTCATCTCCTCGGGTTCCTGGGGACTGATGGAGCAGCAGGTTCATCCTGAGCTCAACGGCGCCACCTACAG GTTCCCATCAGGTCCAGCAGGGAGCGTCCCGGTGGGTTTGGAGGGTCTGGTTCCAGGAACCCATCCGTCCCAGACACCGTCCCCGAACCAGCCCTCGAAACACGGAGAGAGCAGAGAACAGCTGAGCGAGCAATAa